One region of Eubalaena glacialis isolate mEubGla1 chromosome 6, mEubGla1.1.hap2.+ XY, whole genome shotgun sequence genomic DNA includes:
- the CSNKA2IP gene encoding casein kinase II subunit alpha'-interacting protein, which translates to MVPLAYYDQQFVPLERSYQLATTSSLTHQHTDENQKQPNNQSVVRVQSHSNNPAVHPLNSNQKVQRCSILPSAKSQDTISRDLYNRVLKSPLSHSKCQATPSLHLHQRTPLWPNKKGLSSPLSHAKPQITSSLDLTKTSSPEPNQTAWSSQLPFPNPQNTSSLDLCWISPSLKSNRRVSNSSLYAVKHQETPSPDYLWTLSSLGPNQRAFSSALPQSKPQKASSLDSLWTSLLECNQRCLSSPSLNSTPQIHDLLQTSPSLEPSQMTLSSSLPDSRPQTTSVLSSNSSVLRLTLSNSKERKSPLPHSVHQSKSLPLFQPKTLDRNFRTLSSPVCHSKFQNTTSLSDKHKATDLPSPHPKPNISGPSLLSSKHCIRNIAALTLGSRLQSKSSFGLYEKTEPNKEIPWTLGYIRPCIIKGGTVPDDVVNKIVNSLSKTRIQRDLRRQILFRRMRGRANPHPGPRLSSRYMVCLACASCIKSQCNHLTGRKDPRAATLFVSPTPETTPRGEIEVKLVFILSLPETSFSFPVKENQPDEVPEENLEGMGKISKIFPTSEPDITQEANVKKTWLTVAPENQAVSQQPKAIDWLLYVKKSSNPRSQSVLPSSSSSTSSSSSSSSSPSSSTTPPLPPPPLKESTTSTLSGCVSTKVLSYHRLPPGVSWLEFICSKNHQPLPGKPCPSQSPSPKTRPMRNSTTVKRRKGSKILFKIFQTKVQNERNLD; encoded by the coding sequence ATGGTGCCACTAGCATACTATGATCAACAGTTTGTGCCATTAGAACGCTCTTACCAACTGGCCACAACCAGCTCATTAACACATCAACACACAGATGAAAACCAAAAGCAGCCCAATAACCAATCTGTGGTCAGAGTACAATCCCATAGTAATAACCCTGCAGTGCATCCCCTAAACTCTAACCAGAAGGTACAGAGATGCTCAATATTGCCCTCTGCCAAGTCTCAGGACACAATTTCACGGGACCTCTATAACAGGGTTCTGAAATCACCATTATCTCACTCCAAATGTCAGGCCACACCTTCACTACAcctccaccagagaactcccttgTGGCCTAATAAGAAAGGCTTGAGCTCACCGTTGTCCCACGCCAAACCTCAGATCACATCTTCACTTGACCTCACCAAGACATCATCGCCAGAGCCCAATCAAACAGCCTGGAGCTCACAATTACCCTTTCCCAATCCTCAGAATACATCTTCCCTAGACCTTTGCTGGATATCACCTTCACTGAAGTCTAATCGAAGAGTGTCAAATTCATCATTATATGCCGTCAAACATCAGGAAACTCCTTCCCCAGACTACCTATGGACATTGTCGTCTTTGGGACCTAATCAAAGAGCCTTTAGCTCAGCGTTACCCCAGTCCAAGCCTCAGAAAGCCTCTTCATTGGATAGCCTTTGGACCTCTTTGTTAGAGTGCAATCAAAGATGTTTGAGCTCACCATCACTCAACTCTACACCTCAAATACATGACTTGCTTcagacatcaccttctttggagcCCAGTCAGATGACTCTGAGCTCATCGTTACCTGATTCCAGACCTCAGACAACATCTGTATTGAGCTCTAATTCCAGTGTTCTGAGATTGACGTTGTCCAactcaaaagaaaggaaatcaccTTTACCACATTCTGTGCATCAGTCAAAGAGTTTGCCATTGTTCCAGCCCAAAACACTTGATCGTAACTTCAGGACCCTGAGTTCACCAGTGTGTCACTCAAAATTTCAGAACACCACTTCACTAAGTGACAAACACAAGGCCACAGATCTTCCCTCACCCCATCCCAAACCAAATATCTCAGGTCCATCATTATTAAGCTCCAAACACTGCATCAGGAACATAGCTGCTTTAACATTGGGCTCCAGACTCCAGAGTAAAAGCAGTTTTGGTCTTTATGAAAAGACAGAACCAAATAAGGAAATTCCATGGACTTTAGGTTATATTCGTCCCTGCATTATCAAAGGTGGAACAGTCCCTGATGATGTTGTAAATAAAATTGTCAATTCTCTCTCCAAGACCAGAATCCAGAGGGATCTCCGTAGGCAGATTCTCTTTCGAAGGATGAGGGGAAGGGCAAATCCTCATCCTGGTCCCCGCCTTTCATCAAGATATATGGTTTGTTTAGCTTGTGCTTCCTGCATAAAATCTCAGTGTAACCATCTTACAGGAAGGAAAGACCCTCGTGCTGCAACACTATTTGTCAGCCCAACACCTGAGACCACTCCTCGGGGAGAAATAGAGGTGAAACTAGTTTTTATCCTTTCCCTACCAGAGACTTCTTTTTCATTCCCTGTGAAAGAAAATCAGCCTGATGAAGTCCCTGAAGAAAACCTTGAAGGAATGGGGAAGATATCAAAAATTTTCCCTACATCTGAACCTGATATCACCCAGGAGGCTAATGTGAAGAAAACATGGCTGACAGTAGCCCCTGAAAACCAAGCTGTAAGCCAACAGCCCAAGGCTATAGACTGGCTGCTCTATGTTAAGAAAAGTAGTAACCCTCGGTCGCAGTCCGtactcccctcctcttcctcctccacatCTTCCTCCTCATCgtcctcttcttccccttcctcttccactACACCCCCTTTACCCCCTCCTCCTCTGAAAGAGTCTACCACATCTACCCTCTCAGGCTGTGTGTCCACTAAGGTACTTAGTTACCACCGGCTGCCTCCAGGGGTCTCCTGGCTTGAGTTTATATGTAGTAAAAATCACCAGCCACTTCCTGGAAAACCATGTCCAAGTCAATCACCATCTCCCAAAACAAGGCCTATGAGGAATAGCACCACAGTAAAAAGGAGGAAGGGGTCAAAGATACTGTTCAAAATTTTCCAGACAAAGGTTCAAAATGAGAGAAATCTTGATTAA